The DNA region GCGCGAGCCCTTCGGGGAGATCGCGGGCGTCGGCCTCGGTCTGTTCACCAAGGAGCTGGCCGGGCACGGGCGGGTGTGCGGGGTGCAGTTCCGTCCTGGCGGCTTCCGGCCGTTCGCACCGGGGCGGGCGGTGGCGGAGCTGACGGGGCGGGAGGTGCCCCTGGCCGAGGTGTTCGGGGGCGAGGGGACGAAGAGCGGTGGGACGGGCGCGGCGGACGGCTCGGCCACGGTCGACGCGGTCCTCGGCCCCGACGACGAGCACGCGCGCGTGGCCGCCCTCGACGCCTTCCTGCTGCGCCACGGCCCCGCCCCCGACCCGCAGGCCGACCTCGCCATGGCCCTGGCCGACCGCGTCCGCGCCGACCGCACGATCCGGCGTGTGGGCGACCTGGCGCGCGAGGCGGGCCTTTCGGTGCGGGCGCTGCAACGGCTCTTCTCGGCGTACGTCGGCGTCGGCCCGAAGTGGGTGGTCCTGCGCTACCGCATCCACGAGGCCCTGGAGCGCGCGGAGTCCGCGGCGGCGGTGGACTGGGCGGACCTCGCGGCGGGGCTCGGGTACGCGGACCAGGCGCATCTCGTACGGGACTTCAAGGCGACCGTGGGGGTGCCGCCGACGGCGTACGCGCCGGGCTGAGGCGGGGCGCACCCGGTCGGGCGGCGGGGGCGGCGGCCGTCGGCGCGCCGGGCATTGTCAGACCCCCCGCCTACCGTGAGGTCATGGAGAGAACACAGCCTCAGAATGTCCGGCTCACGCCCTGGTCGGAGGGCGACTTCGAGCTGCTCGTCCGGCACAACTCACCCGAGATGACGGCGCACTTGGGCGGCCCCGAGACGCACGAGAAGCTCCTCGACCGGCACCGCAGGTATCTGGGCCTCGACGACGGCCGCGGGGGCCGGATGTTCCGGATCGCGGCGGGCCCCGAAGGGGCGTCGGCGGGCATCGTCGGCTTCTGGGAGACCCACCACAAGGGCGAGGACGTGTGGGAGGCCGGCTGGGGCGTGGTCCCCGAGTTCCAGGGCCACGGCATCGCGGGCACGGCGGTCCGCCTGGCGGTGGCCGAGGCCCGCCGCGAGGCCCGCCACCGCCACCTGCACGCGTTCCCCTCCGTGACCAACCCGGCGTCCAACGGCGTGTGCCGCAAGGCGGGCTTCACACTGCTCGGCGAGGAGGACATGGAGTACCCGAAGGGGCACTGGATGCGGTGCAACGACTGGCGCCTCGACCTGACGGACACGACGGGGCCGGGACAGGGTCAGGCGTAGCGCGAGTCAGAAGCAGTCGGAAGGGGTCAGAAGTAGTACGAGTCCCCCGTGTCGAGGACGAGCACCGCGTGCTCGTTGTTGTGCGGATTGTGGTCGACGGCGCCGCCGTTCCAGACGGTGCCCACCGTCACCGTCACCTCGCGGGGCGCCCCGCGGAGCCGGACCGCGAGGTGCAGCCGCTCGCCGCGCGCGCCCGCGGGCAGGGCACCCGTGCGGCACAGCACCCCGCGCTCACCGGCCCGCACACAGGTGTCCGGCAGCCGCATGCCGTCCTCCAGGGGCACCGACCAGACGAGGCGGACCGTGGCGCCCGGGACGTCGTCCGGGCCGTGGTTCTCCGGCGTCAGGGAGACCGCCGCGAGCCCCCGCGTCATGGCCACCTGCCCGTGGTACGCGACATCCGCCTCCGGCACCGCGTCCACATCGGCCACGGCGCCCCCGCTCCCCCACAGCACCGCCCCCGCGACCACGGCCCCCACACAGAGCACCCGCACGACTACCTCCACGACACCGCGACCGACACCGGCCCCGACGTCCATCCCGATTCCACGGCGCCACCGACGTCCACGCCACCGGCGCCCACACCAGGGCCATACATGCCACCCACCGCGGCTCCGGACCCGCCGACCCCCCACATGCCACCCTGTTGACCACGCTCACCGCCCGCTCCGTCGCCCCTGCGAGGTCGGCGCCGCCCGTCCGGGCCGGGCGGGGCGCGCCTATGCTGACCGAGGCAGTACGGAACGCACGTACGAAACGAACCCGGCCCACCCCGGGCCGCTCGGCACCACCCGAACCGGCCCGCCCGGCCCGACCCCCAGGGAGCCCGCATGTCCGCCGCCGCAACGCCCCGCAAGCCCGGCATCGCCATCGTCACGGGTGCCAGCGGCGGCATCGGCGCGGCCACGGCCCGCGGCCTCGCGGCGGCCGGGTACCGGGTCGTCCTGACGGCCCGCCGCAAGGACCGCATCGAGGCGCTCGCGGCGGAGCTGACGGAGGCCGGGCACAGCGCCACGGCGTACGAGCTCGACGTCACCGACCGCGCGGCCGTCGACACCTTCGCGACGGCGTTCCGCGAGATCGCGGTCCTGGTGAACAACGCGGGCGGCGCGCTCGGCGCCGACCCCGTCTCGACCGGCGACCCGGCGGACTGGCGCCAGATGTACGAGACGAACGTCATCGGCACCCTGAACGTCACCCAGGCCCTGCTCCCCGCCCTCACCGCGAGCGGCGACGGCACCGTGGTCGTCGTCTCGTCCACGGCGGGCCACGGCACGTACGAGGGCGGCGGGGGCTACGTCGCCGCCAAGCACGCCGAGCACGTCCTCGCCGAGACCCTCCGCCTGGAGATCGTCGGCACCCCGGTCCGCGTGATCGAGGTCGCCCCCGGCATGGTCAAGACCGAGGGCTTCGCGCTGACCCGCTTCGGCGGCGACGAGGAGAAGGCCGCGAAGGTCTACGCGGGCGTGGCCGAGCCCCTCACCGCGGACGACGTGGCGGACACGATCACCTGGGCGGTGACCCGCCCGCCGCACGTCAACATCGACCTCCTCGTGGTCCGCCCCCGCGCCCAGGCGTCCAACACGAAGGTCCACCGGGAGCAGCGATGACCTACGCCGCCGACGACCCCGGCACCCCCGGCGGCTCGCCCGACTCCCCGGACCCCCTGGACCGCCTCGTCCACGAGCAGGAGTCCCGCCGCCTCGCCCAGGAGAAGAAGAACGAACGCCTGGTGTGGTGGTACCTCGCGTACTTCCTGTTCGGCATCCACATCGTGGCGTTCGTCATGATCTACGCGGTCATGCACGCGGAGTAGGCGTCCCGCCTTCAGCGGCACCCCGCCCCGGCCCGGACGCGAGCCACCCCCACCGGTGAACGCGTCCTGTCGCCATGCGAGTTGATGTCCGGCCTGCCCAGGCTCAGGCCGACCAACGACCCCGCTGGACACCCGAAAGGGACGGGAGGCTGCTGGCCGCGCCAACGATCAAGCACGCCGCATCAGAGTCGGGTTATTCCCTGAGCGCGTGCCAAGTGCGCCGCTGGAAGCTTCGCAGCGGACTGGTTCAGCAACCCGACTGACATGGGTGGGTGAGGGCACCGGTTTCGGCTGCCCTCACCCAGGCGGTCAGCCCTTGACGCAGATGACCTGCTTCAGCTTGGCCACGGCCTCGACGAGGTCGCGCTGGCTCTCCATCACCCGCTCGATCGACTTGTACGCAGCCGGAATCTCATCCAGGACGCCCGAGTCCTTGCGGCACTCCACGCCTTGGGTCTGCTGTTCCAGATCCTGCACCGTGAAGCGGCGCTTCGCGGCATTGCGGCTCATCCGCCGCCCCGCACCATGCGACGCGGAGTTGAAGGCCGCCTCATTGCCGAGCCCCTTCACGATGTACGAGCTGGTGCCCATCGAGCCGGGGATGATGCCGTATTCACCGGAGCCCGCGCGGATCGCCCCCTTACGGGTGACCAGCAGGTCCATGCCGTCGTACCGCTCCTCCGCCACGTAGTTGTGGTGGCAGGAGATCTCTTGCTCGAAGCTCGGCGCGGCCTTCTTGAACTCCTTGCGCACCACGTCCTTGAAGAGCGCCATCATGAGCGTGCGGTTGTGCTTCGCGTACTCCTGCGCCCAGTACAAGTCGCTCCGGTAGGCCGCCATCTGCGGGGTGTCCGCGACGAACACCGCCAGGTCACGGTCCACCAGGCCCTGGTTGTGCGGCAGGTCGCGGGCCACACCGATGTGATGCTCCGCCAGCTCCTTACCGATGTTCCGCGATCCGGAGTGCAGCATCAGCCAGACCGAACCAGACTCATCGAGACAGAACTCGATCATATGATTCCCGGACCCAAGCGTCCCCATCTGCTTAACGGCTCGCTCCTGACGGAATTTGACCGCATCCGCGACCCCGTCGAACCGCCCCCAGAAGTCGTCCCAGCCTGCCGTCGGCACCCCGTGAAACCGCCCAGGGTCGACGGGGTCCTCATGCATCCCCCGCCCCACCGGAATAGCCTGCTCGATCTTCGACCGCAGTCGCGACAGGTCGTCCGGCAGGTCGGCGGCCGTCAGCGACGTCTTGACCGCCGACATCCCGCAGCCGATGTCGACGCCGACCGCCGCCGGGCACACCGCGCCCTGCAGGGCGATGACGGAGCCGACCGTCGCACCCTTGCCGTAGTGGACGTCCGGCATGACGGCAAGGCCCTTGATCCACGGCAGCGTGGCGACGTTCCGCAGCTGCTGCATCGCGGCGCCCTCGACCGTCTTGGGGTCCGCCCACATCCGGATGGGGACGTTCGCCCCGGGCATCTCTACGTACGACATAGCTTCCTCTTCCCCCCGTACAACTACAAAAGACTTGAAGCGCAAATACCGGTGCCAAGGTCGACGTATGGGATAACGGACCGGCATCCACAGCGGCGCGTGCGATACACATTGTGTCCACCGGCCGTCCGTCGGCGGCAACCGAATAACCAGGCCGGACAGGCTCGGTGGCCCGGCCCGCACGGGCCGGCCGGACCCGTCCACGTCGAGAGGAGCCAGCACGGTGCAGCGGAGGGTCTACGTACCGGGCGCAGCCGCGCTTCTCGTGGCGCTGCTCGCCGGCTGCACCGGCAGCTCGGGGTCCGGTGCGGGCGACGACGGCAAGTCCGGCGACTCCGGCAGCTCCACGGCGGCCGCCGAGCCCGGCAAGTACCGCACGCTGCCCGAGCCCTGCGGCGCGGTCGACGGCTCGACGCTCGACTCGATGCTGCCGGGCATCAAGGACATCGAGGACGCCAAGCAGCGCGAGAAGGCGTACGCGGGCTCCGCCACGGTGACGTACGACACGGACCGGCGCGTGGGCTGCCGCTGGAAGGTCGAGTCTGCGGACGCCACCCACCACCTGCTCGTGAACTTCGAGCGCGTGGTGTCGTACGACGGGACGGTCAGCGACGACACCCGGGCGCAGGAGCTGTACCGGTCGAAGCTGCGGGAGGCGGGCATCCAGGAGCCGCCGCCCTCGGGGTCGGACGAGGACGACGACACGGAGGAGCCCGAGGGCTCGGGAGGCTCCGGGGTCTCCGACGCCCCCAAGGGTTCCGGCAAGCCGGGCAGCTCGGACAAATCAGACGACTCCGGTGAATCCAGCGACTCCGGTGACTCAGAGGGCTCGCCGCGCGCGCAGGGCGCCCCCGCCGCCGCCCATGCCTCCGCCAAGAAGGGCGACGGCGCCGCGACCGACGCTGAGCCCGACGGCGGCGCCGCAGCGGACGAGAGCACCCCCGCCGGATACGAGCCGCGCACCCTGGACGACCTCGGCGACGAGGCGTTCCTGGACGATGTGCTGACCACCGCCGCGTCGGCGACCCGGCAGCGGACCGTGACTGTGGTGTTCCGCACGTCGAACGTGATCGTCACGGTGGCGTACGACGAGCAGCCGGCCCGCAGGACCGAGGTGCCCGACTCCAAGGAAATGCAGGACAACGCGCGCGAGCTGGCGGAAAACCTGGTCGACAGGTTCGACGGCTGAGGGCCGTTCCGAGCGCGTACGGGCTCCCCGGAAGCCGCGTCACCCGCGTCGCACACCGCGTACCGTGGCCCAACGACCCCATCGAACGGCACGGCCGCCCAGAGCGAACACGAGTGAAGGAACCATGCACCGACCCGCACAGCGACAGCGTCAGCGACTCACCCGCGTCCTGGTGGGCGCGGCAGCCGTACCGGTGATCCTCTTCGCCTCCGCCTGCAGCAGCGACTCCGGGTCGGACGGGGACAAGAAGGACAGCGGCGACCAGTCCTCCGCGTCCGCCTCCGGCGGGTCCGAGGGCTCCGGCGGCTCCGGCGACAAGGCGGCGACCGTGGAGAAGGCCGCGTTCGCCAAGCTGCCCGAGCCCTGCGACACGCTCTCGAAGAAGACCCTCGGCGATCTCGTCCCGGCGACGAAGAACAAGTCGGGCAAGACGGGCACGTCGGACGATGTGTCCACGCGCGGCAACTGCACCTG from Streptomyces flavofungini includes:
- a CDS encoding helix-turn-helix domain-containing protein — encoded protein: MPGPSASPSPAPSPGTPRRDTRGIVDPSGLLTRVRFRRHAPAEPLRPYLEHYWLIDWDLTEPYVTHVVPHPSVNVVFQDLPGREPFGEIAGVGLGLFTKELAGHGRVCGVQFRPGGFRPFAPGRAVAELTGREVPLAEVFGGEGTKSGGTGAADGSATVDAVLGPDDEHARVAALDAFLLRHGPAPDPQADLAMALADRVRADRTIRRVGDLAREAGLSVRALQRLFSAYVGVGPKWVVLRYRIHEALERAESAAAVDWADLAAGLGYADQAHLVRDFKATVGVPPTAYAPG
- a CDS encoding GNAT family N-acetyltransferase; its protein translation is MERTQPQNVRLTPWSEGDFELLVRHNSPEMTAHLGGPETHEKLLDRHRRYLGLDDGRGGRMFRIAAGPEGASAGIVGFWETHHKGEDVWEAGWGVVPEFQGHGIAGTAVRLAVAEARREARHRHLHAFPSVTNPASNGVCRKAGFTLLGEEDMEYPKGHWMRCNDWRLDLTDTTGPGQGQA
- a CDS encoding SDR family NAD(P)-dependent oxidoreductase, which produces MSAAATPRKPGIAIVTGASGGIGAATARGLAAAGYRVVLTARRKDRIEALAAELTEAGHSATAYELDVTDRAAVDTFATAFREIAVLVNNAGGALGADPVSTGDPADWRQMYETNVIGTLNVTQALLPALTASGDGTVVVVSSTAGHGTYEGGGGYVAAKHAEHVLAETLRLEIVGTPVRVIEVAPGMVKTEGFALTRFGGDEEKAAKVYAGVAEPLTADDVADTITWAVTRPPHVNIDLLVVRPRAQASNTKVHREQR
- a CDS encoding RtcB family protein, with product MSYVEMPGANVPIRMWADPKTVEGAAMQQLRNVATLPWIKGLAVMPDVHYGKGATVGSVIALQGAVCPAAVGVDIGCGMSAVKTSLTAADLPDDLSRLRSKIEQAIPVGRGMHEDPVDPGRFHGVPTAGWDDFWGRFDGVADAVKFRQERAVKQMGTLGSGNHMIEFCLDESGSVWLMLHSGSRNIGKELAEHHIGVARDLPHNQGLVDRDLAVFVADTPQMAAYRSDLYWAQEYAKHNRTLMMALFKDVVRKEFKKAAPSFEQEISCHHNYVAEERYDGMDLLVTRKGAIRAGSGEYGIIPGSMGTSSYIVKGLGNEAAFNSASHGAGRRMSRNAAKRRFTVQDLEQQTQGVECRKDSGVLDEIPAAYKSIERVMESQRDLVEAVAKLKQVICVKG
- a CDS encoding DUF3558 domain-containing protein → MQRRVYVPGAAALLVALLAGCTGSSGSGAGDDGKSGDSGSSTAAAEPGKYRTLPEPCGAVDGSTLDSMLPGIKDIEDAKQREKAYAGSATVTYDTDRRVGCRWKVESADATHHLLVNFERVVSYDGTVSDDTRAQELYRSKLREAGIQEPPPSGSDEDDDTEEPEGSGGSGVSDAPKGSGKPGSSDKSDDSGESSDSGDSEGSPRAQGAPAAAHASAKKGDGAATDAEPDGGAAADESTPAGYEPRTLDDLGDEAFLDDVLTTAASATRQRTVTVVFRTSNVIVTVAYDEQPARRTEVPDSKEMQDNARELAENLVDRFDG